A single region of the Salicibibacter cibi genome encodes:
- a CDS encoding GntR family transcriptional regulator codes for MLSAERTRSRKMDAIVKSEPFHIQAYKQIHTYLLNKEFSPGEKLTETGLATRLGISRGPVREAIRMLLHDGLLVQKGSHVYVYEPNFNDVIDLYRCRERLESLAAELAAEYMTNDAKKKLFHFVNQTETALNNNEPDKKIASLNKAFHEHIVHSSKNGHLIQFMDLIHSKNNYMRNVLLSDRTRKWVFIDEHRQIAEAISEGKKEKAGFAMKEHIQKDLVAWKQMLQYSSEEEG; via the coding sequence ATGCTGTCAGCAGAAAGGACTAGATCAAGAAAAATGGATGCTATTGTTAAATCTGAACCATTTCATATCCAAGCATATAAACAAATTCATACTTATTTACTGAATAAGGAATTTTCCCCAGGTGAGAAATTGACCGAAACCGGACTGGCAACAAGGCTCGGAATCAGCCGCGGTCCGGTCAGGGAAGCAATAAGGATGTTGCTTCATGATGGATTACTCGTGCAAAAGGGAAGCCATGTGTACGTCTATGAACCAAATTTTAATGATGTCATCGACCTTTATCGTTGCAGAGAGAGATTGGAGTCCCTCGCTGCAGAACTTGCTGCTGAATATATGACTAATGACGCCAAGAAAAAATTATTCCACTTTGTTAATCAAACGGAAACTGCGTTAAACAACAATGAACCAGACAAAAAAATAGCTTCACTGAATAAAGCATTTCACGAACACATCGTTCATTCCTCTAAAAATGGGCACTTGATTCAATTCATGGATCTGATTCATTCTAAAAACAACTATATGCGTAATGTACTTTTAAGTGACCGGACAAGAAAATGGGTATTTATTGACGAGCATAGGCAAATCGCAGAAGCAATCAGTGAAGGCAAGAAAGAAAAAGCTGGATTTGCCATGAAAGAACACATACAAAAGGACTTAGTTGCGTGGAAACAAATGTTACAATATTCAAGCGAAGAGGAAGGATGA